The following proteins come from a genomic window of Iamia sp. SCSIO 61187:
- the trpC gene encoding indole-3-glycerol phosphate synthase TrpC: MPETYLDRIIDAHRQAAAADRRRQGAIEETAEKAMADGPTRGFRVALAADHAAGNLAVIAEIKRRSPSKGDLAPDLVAGSVAEAYAEGGAAALSVLTDLDFFGGSPADLGEARGAVEVPVLRKDFTVVEADVLDARAMGADAVLLIVAALDDHQLADYRALAAEVGLDVLVEAHDEAEVERALEAGADLVGVNQRDLFTFEVDTDRAVRVAGEIPEGVVRVAESGVRGPDDARRLADAGYHAVLVGESVVTDGDPAAAVRALRAARRDPAADE; the protein is encoded by the coding sequence GTGCCCGAGACGTACCTCGACCGGATCATCGACGCCCACCGCCAGGCGGCGGCGGCCGACCGCCGCCGGCAGGGGGCGATCGAGGAGACGGCCGAGAAGGCCATGGCCGACGGGCCGACCCGCGGCTTCCGGGTCGCCCTCGCCGCCGACCACGCCGCCGGCAACCTGGCCGTGATCGCCGAGATCAAGCGCCGGTCCCCGTCGAAGGGCGACCTGGCCCCGGACCTGGTGGCCGGTTCGGTGGCCGAGGCCTACGCCGAGGGCGGCGCAGCCGCCCTGTCGGTCCTCACCGACCTCGACTTCTTCGGGGGCTCGCCCGCCGACCTGGGCGAGGCCCGGGGTGCTGTCGAGGTCCCGGTGCTGCGCAAGGACTTCACCGTGGTCGAGGCCGACGTGCTCGACGCCCGGGCCATGGGCGCCGACGCCGTCCTGCTCATCGTCGCCGCCCTCGACGACCACCAGCTGGCCGACTACCGCGCCCTGGCCGCCGAGGTGGGGCTCGACGTCCTCGTCGAGGCCCACGACGAGGCCGAGGTCGAGCGGGCCCTCGAGGCCGGCGCGGACCTCGTCGGCGTGAACCAGCGGGACCTCTTCACCTTCGAGGTCGACACCGACCGGGCGGTGCGGGTCGCCGGTGAGATCCCCGAGGGCGTCGTCCGCGTCGCCGAGTCCGGTGTCCGCGGGCCCGACGACGCCCGGCGCCTCGCCGACGCCGGCTACCACGCGGTCCTCGTGGGCGAGTCGGTGGTGACCGACGGCGACCCGGCCGCCGCGGTGCGGGCCCTCCGGGCCGCCCGCCGGGACCCGGCGGCCGACGAGTAG
- a CDS encoding J domain-containing protein produces MADRVKTHYETLGIPTGADPAEIRRAYVALARRFHPDAHAGRSPAEREHADRRMRDVNEAWSALSDPARRRAYDATLVRHGAGRPDPRPRPAGKPWSPRPDDDAWMDDFRSWQEDTDLLPPDPPGPRRPVRLLPAGILVGAAVVGIFGLVLASRPVLAVAFMLVGISLALWIWLPLVELARSRSADPDR; encoded by the coding sequence GTGGCCGATCGGGTGAAGACCCACTACGAGACCCTCGGCATCCCGACCGGGGCGGACCCGGCCGAGATCCGCCGCGCCTACGTGGCCCTGGCCCGGCGCTTCCACCCCGATGCCCACGCCGGCCGCAGCCCGGCCGAGCGCGAGCACGCCGACCGCCGGATGCGCGACGTCAACGAGGCCTGGTCGGCGCTGTCGGACCCGGCCCGGCGCCGGGCCTACGACGCGACCCTCGTGCGCCACGGCGCCGGCCGCCCGGACCCGCGCCCGCGGCCGGCGGGCAAGCCCTGGAGCCCCCGCCCCGACGACGACGCCTGGATGGACGACTTCCGGTCCTGGCAGGAGGACACCGACCTGCTGCCGCCCGACCCGCCCGGGCCCCGCCGCCCGGTCCGCCTGCTCCCCGCCGGCATCCTCGTCGGCGCCGCCGTCGTCGGGATCTTCGGCCTCGTGCTCGCGTCCCGCCCCGTCCTGGCGGTGGCCTTCATGCTGGTCGGGATCTCCCTCGCCCTGTGGATCTGGCTCCCGCTCGTCGAGCTGGCCCGCAGCCGATCGGCCGACCCCGACCGCTGA
- a CDS encoding alpha/beta fold hydrolase, whose product MTAVVHGLPLKAFERLGPADLAVVEAGDPHRPTVVLLHGFPTHAVLWRRVIRRLGDEVHALAPDLLGLGDTVVSPYEDFGAPMQADLLLDWLDRRGIDRAVLVGHEQGGAVAQQLVANHPDRVAGLVLVASVAYDNWPVPVAAQFMRLARTPGADVLAYALDLPRRVGTNAHIGFGRAVYDARRLDADIVDEYLRPLLTTEGRERARRFVLFGDDRVTLECLPGLRAYQGPAAVVWGADDAFLSPSWGARLVDDLAGAPALTLVPFCGHLVPEEAPDVVADAVRDVVARASDPTGG is encoded by the coding sequence GTGACCGCCGTCGTCCACGGGCTGCCCCTGAAGGCCTTCGAGCGCCTGGGCCCGGCCGACCTGGCCGTGGTCGAGGCGGGCGATCCCCACCGGCCCACGGTGGTGCTCCTGCACGGCTTCCCCACCCACGCCGTCCTCTGGCGCCGGGTCATCCGCCGCCTGGGCGACGAGGTCCACGCCCTCGCTCCCGACCTGCTCGGGCTGGGCGACACGGTGGTCTCGCCCTACGAGGACTTCGGCGCCCCGATGCAGGCCGACCTGCTGCTCGACTGGCTCGACCGCCGGGGCATCGACCGGGCGGTGCTCGTCGGGCACGAGCAGGGTGGGGCCGTCGCCCAGCAGCTCGTCGCCAACCACCCCGACCGGGTGGCCGGGCTCGTGCTGGTGGCGTCGGTCGCCTACGACAACTGGCCCGTCCCGGTCGCCGCCCAGTTCATGCGCCTGGCCCGCACCCCCGGCGCCGACGTCCTCGCCTACGCCCTCGACCTGCCCCGACGGGTCGGCACCAACGCCCACATCGGGTTCGGACGGGCCGTCTACGACGCCCGCCGCCTCGACGCCGACATCGTCGACGAGTACCTCCGGCCCCTCCTGACCACCGAGGGCCGGGAGCGGGCCCGCCGGTTCGTGCTCTTCGGCGACGACCGGGTGACCCTCGAGTGCCTGCCGGGGCTGCGGGCCTACCAGGGCCCCGCCGCGGTGGTGTGGGGCGCCGACGACGCCTTCCTCTCCCCGTCGTGGGGGGCGCGGCTGGTCGACGACCTGGCGGGCGCACCAGCGCTGACCCTCGTCCCGTTCTGCGGCCACCTCGTGCCCGAGGAGGCCCCCGACGTGGTGGCCGACGCCGTGCGCGACGTGGTGGCCCGCGCCTCCGACCCCACAGGGGGGTGA
- a CDS encoding folate-binding protein YgfZ, with product MPVTTTRIARDVVTVTGPDTTGYLQGQLSQDVAALDVGGAALSFVLQPQGKVDTWMRVDRAGPETVRLDTDPGAGAGLVARLERFKLRTEVDIALTEAVDVLAVRGAEVLDGVPCGWPGAPGSDVFDADPDDLPTDLPVGAVALDADGYEALRIRAGVPRMGAEITPDTIPAELGRWVIEASVSFTKGCYTGQELVARIDSRGGNVPRHLRGLVGPGLAAGAVVTGPEGKEVGVVTSAAGEVGLALLHRRVEVPATVLVDGAEVRAVDLPIS from the coding sequence GTGCCCGTCACCACCACCCGCATCGCCCGGGACGTCGTCACCGTCACCGGCCCCGACACCACCGGCTACCTCCAGGGCCAGCTGAGCCAGGACGTGGCCGCCCTCGACGTCGGCGGGGCGGCCCTGTCGTTCGTGCTGCAGCCGCAGGGCAAGGTCGACACCTGGATGCGGGTCGACCGGGCCGGCCCCGAGACCGTCCGCCTCGACACCGACCCCGGTGCCGGCGCCGGCCTGGTCGCCCGCCTGGAGCGGTTCAAGCTGCGCACCGAGGTCGACATCGCCCTCACCGAGGCGGTCGACGTGCTGGCCGTGCGGGGCGCCGAGGTCCTCGACGGCGTGCCCTGCGGGTGGCCCGGCGCACCCGGCTCCGACGTGTTCGACGCCGACCCCGACGACCTGCCGACCGACCTGCCCGTGGGCGCCGTCGCCCTCGACGCCGACGGGTACGAGGCGCTGCGGATCCGCGCCGGCGTCCCCCGCATGGGCGCCGAGATCACGCCCGACACCATCCCCGCCGAGCTGGGCCGATGGGTCATCGAGGCGTCGGTGAGCTTCACCAAGGGCTGCTACACCGGCCAGGAGCTGGTGGCGCGGATCGACAGCCGGGGCGGCAACGTCCCCCGCCACCTGCGGGGCCTCGTCGGTCCCGGCCTGGCCGCCGGGGCGGTGGTCACCGGGCCCGAGGGCAAGGAGGTGGGCGTCGTCACCAGCGCCGCCGGCGAGGTCGGCCTCGCCCTCCTCCACCGCCGCGTCGAGGTGCCCGCCACGGTCCTGGTCGACGGGGCCGAGGTCCGGGCCGTGGACCTCCCCATCTCCTGA
- a CDS encoding anthranilate synthase component I family protein, translating into MPLTPDRATFRTLARDHTVVPVWRELLADQITPVSAFTRLCPDDEPGFLLESVEHGERWGRWSFVGRRPVATLVARGRDVTVEGADAGTVAAVTSDLPLDQGILAAVDALLARARTPEELGLPPLHGGLLGYLGYDVVREVEHLPYVPEDQHGLPDAVLSIIGEIAAFDHWRQRVTLIANALVPPRATDREIDAAYDAAVARLEQLARDGARPLDEPLLEPPDPADELPEVTSTMGGGLYESAVEVAKEHILAGDIFQVVLAQRFDLQLDADPFDVYRVLRQVNPSPYMYFVRHPEVSLVGASPEPLVRLRDGKVISRPIAGTRYRGRTEEEDRRLGAELAEHPKEVAEHVMLLDLARNDVGRVVRYGTCHVDETMTLERYSHVMHLTSQVSGELAEGRTPIDVLRATMPAGTLTGAPKVRAMEIIDALEPAKRGPYGGVVGYVDFGAAIDTAIAIRTMICRPDGRASVQAGAGIVADSVAEHEDLECHNKARALLAAVPAARRMTAARRAAGVRSAAGSAS; encoded by the coding sequence GTGCCCCTCACGCCCGACCGGGCCACCTTCCGCACCCTGGCGCGCGACCACACCGTCGTCCCCGTGTGGCGCGAGCTGCTGGCCGACCAGATCACGCCGGTGTCCGCCTTCACCCGCCTCTGCCCCGACGACGAGCCCGGCTTCCTGCTCGAGTCGGTCGAGCACGGCGAACGCTGGGGCCGCTGGTCCTTCGTCGGGCGCCGCCCCGTCGCCACGCTCGTGGCCCGCGGGCGCGACGTCACCGTCGAGGGCGCCGACGCCGGCACGGTCGCGGCCGTCACCTCGGACCTGCCCCTCGACCAGGGCATCCTCGCCGCGGTGGACGCCCTGCTGGCACGGGCGCGGACGCCTGAGGAGCTCGGGCTCCCGCCCCTGCACGGCGGCCTGCTCGGCTACCTCGGCTACGACGTCGTCCGCGAGGTGGAGCACCTGCCCTACGTCCCCGAGGACCAGCACGGCCTGCCCGACGCCGTCCTGTCGATCATCGGCGAGATCGCCGCCTTCGACCACTGGCGCCAGCGGGTGACCCTGATCGCCAACGCCCTCGTGCCGCCCCGGGCCACCGACCGCGAGATCGACGCCGCCTACGACGCCGCCGTGGCCCGGCTGGAGCAGCTGGCCCGCGACGGCGCCCGTCCGCTCGACGAGCCCCTCCTCGAGCCCCCGGACCCCGCCGACGAGCTGCCCGAGGTGACCTCGACGATGGGGGGCGGGCTCTACGAGTCCGCCGTCGAGGTGGCCAAGGAGCACATCCTCGCCGGTGACATCTTCCAGGTCGTGCTGGCCCAGCGCTTCGACCTCCAGCTCGACGCCGACCCCTTCGACGTGTACCGGGTCCTGCGTCAGGTCAACCCCAGCCCGTACATGTACTTCGTGCGCCACCCGGAGGTGTCGCTGGTCGGGGCCTCGCCCGAGCCGCTGGTGCGCCTGCGCGACGGCAAGGTGATCTCCCGGCCCATCGCCGGCACCCGCTACCGGGGCCGGACCGAGGAGGAGGATCGCCGCCTCGGAGCCGAGCTGGCCGAGCACCCCAAGGAGGTCGCCGAGCACGTCATGCTGCTCGACCTGGCCCGCAACGACGTGGGCCGGGTGGTCCGGTACGGGACCTGCCACGTCGACGAGACGATGACGCTCGAGCGCTACAGCCACGTCATGCACCTCACCTCGCAGGTGTCCGGCGAGCTGGCCGAGGGACGGACGCCGATCGACGTGCTGCGCGCCACCATGCCGGCCGGCACCCTCACCGGGGCGCCCAAGGTGCGGGCCATGGAGATCATCGACGCCCTCGAGCCGGCCAAGCGCGGGCCCTACGGCGGCGTGGTCGGCTACGTGGACTTCGGGGCGGCCATCGACACCGCCATCGCCATCCGCACCATGATCTGCCGGCCCGACGGTCGGGCCTCGGTCCAGGCCGGGGCCGGCATCGTGGCCGACTCCGTCGCCGAGCACGAGGACCTCGAGTGCCACAACAAGGCCCGGGCCCTGCTCGCCGCCGTGCCCGCAGCGCGGCGGATGACCGCCGCCCGGCGGGCGGCAGGGGTGCGTTCGGCCGCCGGCTCGGCATCCTGA
- the hisI gene encoding phosphoribosyl-AMP cyclohydrolase: MPAATPIEVRADDLAQVRYDADGLVPAIVQEQGTGDVLMLGWMTEATLRRTLEEGRTVFWSRSRQEEWRKGDTSGDRQWVREARYDCDGDTLLLIVEQEGAGACHTGAHSCFFRSFGTG; the protein is encoded by the coding sequence ATGCCCGCCGCCACCCCGATCGAGGTCCGCGCCGACGACCTGGCCCAGGTCCGCTACGACGCCGACGGGCTCGTGCCCGCCATCGTCCAGGAGCAGGGCACCGGCGACGTCCTGATGCTGGGCTGGATGACCGAGGCCACCCTGCGCCGCACCCTGGAGGAGGGGCGGACCGTGTTCTGGAGCCGGTCACGGCAGGAGGAGTGGCGCAAGGGCGACACGTCGGGCGATCGCCAGTGGGTCCGCGAGGCCCGCTACGACTGCGACGGCGACACCCTGCTCCTCATCGTCGAGCAGGAGGGGGCCGGGGCCTGCCACACCGGGGCCCACTCGTGCTTCTTCCGGTCGTTCGGGACCGGCTGA
- a CDS encoding co-chaperone GroES, producing MLNDRVLVRAQSEGERSTRGGILIPATAQTSKRLAWAEVVAAGPNVRTMEVGDQVLFNPEDRYEVEVRGEDFIILRERDVHAVASERLDESSTGLYL from the coding sequence ATGCTCAACGACCGCGTGCTGGTGCGGGCCCAGAGCGAGGGCGAGCGCAGCACCCGGGGGGGCATCCTCATCCCGGCCACGGCGCAGACGTCCAAGCGGCTGGCGTGGGCCGAGGTCGTCGCCGCCGGGCCCAACGTCCGGACCATGGAGGTCGGCGACCAGGTGCTGTTCAACCCCGAGGACCGCTACGAGGTCGAGGTCCGGGGCGAGGACTTCATCATCCTCCGCGAGCGCGACGTCCACGCCGTGGCCTCCGAGCGCCTCGACGAATCGTCGACCGGCCTGTACCTGTGA
- a CDS encoding glycosyltransferase family 39 protein → MTDAGEGSGRFWPWVLAALAVAVAVRLAYVAGSTVPSEPGFLVTFDPIYYHRQARAVADGLGFVAPYRADGAPSADHPPLLVVVLALASKLGLSSFGAHRVVTALIGATVVPLVALLGRRLAGPRAGIVAAALAAVAPVLWANDGQLMPEPLYAVAVAGALLLAHRIWDGAGPRRVAEAAALGAVVALAGLTRGEGLALLGFTVVPVALWAPSLDGWRPRAALVVVATVACGVVLAPWLAYNAGRFEERVLLSASADSAFAGANCDLTYAGSQVGGWSSECFAEHSNQTLEESVFSARIRADAEDHVRQNLGALPEVGAARVGRLWGVFRPSDGVELDVLQNRPRPVSWAGLATLALLVPLAAAGAVRLRRAGRPVVLLLALPVMVTLVAVAFYGNPRFRVPADLALVVLAAAAVEGWWARARR, encoded by the coding sequence GTGACCGACGCAGGGGAGGGGTCGGGCCGGTTCTGGCCGTGGGTCCTCGCGGCCCTGGCCGTGGCCGTGGCCGTGCGCCTGGCCTACGTGGCCGGGTCGACCGTGCCCTCCGAGCCCGGCTTCCTGGTCACCTTCGACCCGATCTACTACCACCGCCAGGCCCGAGCGGTGGCCGACGGGCTGGGCTTCGTGGCCCCCTACCGGGCCGACGGGGCGCCGAGCGCCGACCACCCGCCGCTCCTGGTGGTCGTGCTGGCCCTGGCCTCGAAGCTGGGGCTGTCGTCGTTCGGGGCCCACCGGGTCGTCACGGCCCTCATCGGCGCCACCGTGGTGCCGCTGGTGGCCCTCCTCGGCCGGCGCCTGGCCGGGCCGCGAGCCGGGATCGTGGCCGCCGCCCTGGCCGCCGTCGCCCCCGTGCTGTGGGCCAACGACGGCCAGCTGATGCCCGAGCCCCTCTACGCCGTCGCCGTCGCCGGGGCCCTCCTCCTCGCCCACCGGATCTGGGACGGCGCCGGGCCCCGCCGGGTCGCGGAGGCGGCGGCGCTCGGGGCGGTCGTGGCGCTGGCCGGCCTGACCCGGGGAGAGGGGCTGGCGCTGCTCGGGTTCACCGTGGTGCCGGTCGCCCTGTGGGCCCCGAGCCTCGACGGCTGGCGCCCTCGTGCCGCCCTCGTGGTCGTGGCCACGGTCGCGTGCGGGGTGGTGCTGGCCCCGTGGCTGGCCTACAACGCCGGGCGCTTCGAGGAGCGGGTCCTGCTCTCGGCCTCGGCCGACAGCGCCTTCGCCGGGGCGAACTGCGACCTGACCTACGCCGGCTCCCAGGTCGGAGGGTGGTCGTCGGAGTGCTTCGCCGAGCACTCCAACCAGACGCTGGAGGAGTCGGTCTTCTCGGCCCGGATCCGAGCCGACGCCGAGGACCACGTCCGCCAGAACCTGGGGGCGCTGCCCGAGGTGGGGGCAGCGCGGGTCGGGCGGCTGTGGGGGGTCTTCCGGCCCTCCGACGGCGTCGAGCTCGACGTCCTCCAGAACCGGCCCCGCCCGGTGTCGTGGGCCGGTCTGGCGACGCTCGCCCTCCTGGTGCCGCTGGCCGCGGCCGGAGCGGTCCGGCTCCGGCGGGCGGGGCGGCCCGTCGTCCTCCTGCTCGCCCTGCCGGTGATGGTGACGCTCGTGGCCGTCGCGTTCTACGGCAACCCCCGCTTCCGGGTCCCCGCCGACCTGGCCCTCGTCGTCCTGGCCGCGGCGGCGGTCGAGGGCTGGTGGGCGAGGGCCCGGCGGTAG
- the hisF gene encoding imidazole glycerol phosphate synthase subunit HisF: MRSARVIPCLDVTGGRVVKGTNFVGLRDAGDPVELAARYDAEGADELVFLDITASSDERDTMVEVVARTAEEVFIPLTVGGGIRTVEDARRMLRAGADKVSLNTAAIARPEAITEVATEFGSQCAVVAIDARRRDVDDPLRGWGVYTHGGRNPTALDAVAWAVEAVDRGAGEILLTSMDRDGTRDGFDVELTRAVSDAVTVPVIASGGVGTLDHLVAGVLEGGADAVLAASIFHWAEHSVADAKAVMAAAGITVRPSA; the protein is encoded by the coding sequence ATGCGCTCCGCCCGGGTGATCCCCTGCCTCGACGTGACCGGTGGCCGGGTGGTCAAGGGCACGAACTTCGTGGGCCTCCGCGACGCCGGCGACCCCGTCGAGCTGGCCGCCCGCTACGACGCCGAGGGCGCCGACGAGCTGGTGTTCCTCGACATCACCGCCAGCTCCGACGAGCGCGACACCATGGTCGAGGTGGTGGCCCGGACGGCCGAGGAGGTCTTCATCCCCTTGACCGTGGGCGGCGGGATCCGCACCGTCGAGGACGCCCGCCGCATGCTCCGCGCCGGCGCCGACAAGGTGTCGCTCAACACCGCCGCCATCGCCCGCCCCGAGGCCATCACCGAGGTGGCCACCGAGTTCGGGTCGCAGTGCGCGGTCGTCGCCATCGACGCCCGGCGGCGCGACGTCGACGACCCCCTCCGCGGGTGGGGCGTCTACACCCACGGCGGTCGCAACCCCACCGCCCTCGACGCGGTGGCGTGGGCGGTGGAGGCGGTCGACCGCGGCGCGGGCGAGATCCTCCTCACCTCGATGGACCGCGACGGCACCCGCGACGGCTTCGACGTCGAGCTCACCCGGGCGGTCAGCGACGCCGTGACCGTCCCGGTGATCGCCAGCGGGGGCGTGGGGACGCTCGACCACCTCGTCGCCGGCGTCCTCGAGGGTGGCGCCGATGCCGTGCTCGCCGCCTCGATCTTCCACTGGGCGGAGCACTCGGTGGCCGACGCCAAGGCGGTCATGGCCGCAGCGGGGATCACGGTCCGGCCGTCGGCGTGA
- a CDS encoding isocitrate lyase/phosphoenolpyruvate mutase family protein — MDLTARRDRLRELHREGTFVIPNPFDRGSARILARLGFEALATTSAGLANSRGLMDMAIDRDILLAHVADLAPATDLPLHVDAERCFADDPAGVAETVRLLGEAGAAGCSIEDWDPAADAFTPLPEAVARVEAAAGAASDAGMVLTARCEHHLHGVDDLDATVERLVAYRDAGADVVYAPGLLDAAQVTRIVAETATAVNCILLAGGLSVPEMAAAGVRRVSLGSGLSSAAYGAVATGAQHVLDHGVLDPGLPRLPHAVAAAAFGRS, encoded by the coding sequence ATGGACCTCACCGCCCGCCGTGACCGTCTGCGCGAGCTGCACCGGGAGGGGACGTTCGTCATCCCCAACCCCTTCGACCGGGGGTCGGCCCGGATCCTCGCCCGCCTGGGGTTCGAGGCCCTGGCGACCACCAGCGCCGGGTTGGCCAACAGCCGGGGGCTGATGGACATGGCCATCGACCGCGACATCCTCCTGGCCCACGTGGCCGACCTGGCCCCGGCCACCGACCTGCCGCTCCACGTCGACGCCGAGCGGTGCTTCGCCGACGACCCCGCCGGCGTGGCCGAGACGGTGCGGCTCCTGGGCGAGGCCGGGGCGGCGGGCTGCTCGATCGAGGACTGGGACCCGGCCGCCGACGCCTTCACGCCGCTGCCCGAGGCCGTGGCCCGGGTCGAGGCGGCCGCGGGGGCGGCGTCCGACGCCGGGATGGTGCTGACCGCTCGCTGCGAGCACCACCTCCACGGCGTGGACGACCTCGACGCCACCGTCGAGCGGCTGGTCGCCTACCGCGACGCTGGGGCCGACGTCGTCTACGCCCCCGGGCTCCTCGACGCCGCCCAGGTCACCCGGATCGTGGCCGAGACGGCGACGGCGGTGAACTGCATCCTCCTCGCCGGCGGGCTGTCGGTGCCGGAGATGGCTGCGGCGGGGGTGCGGCGGGTCTCGCTCGGCAGCGGGCTGTCGAGCGCGGCGTACGGTGCCGTGGCCACCGGCGCCCAGCACGTCCTCGACCACGGGGTCCTCGATCCCGGCCTCCCCCGCCTGCCGCACGCGGTCGCGGCGGCGGCGTTCGGCCGCTCGTGA
- a CDS encoding histidine phosphatase family protein: MTTSRLLLVRHGHTDWAATRRHTGRTDVPLNAEGEARARDLAGLLPLDDVVAVWSSPLVRARRTAELAGLAVDEVLDDLVEWDYGWAEGRTTAEIREERPGWTVWDAPDPERETADEVGARVDRVIARARTLDGTVVLVAHAHLLRILGARWLGLPALVGRHLTLDPGGWALLGWERETPVIERWNVAAPG; encoded by the coding sequence GTGACCACCTCGCGGCTCCTCCTCGTCCGCCACGGCCACACCGACTGGGCCGCGACCCGTCGCCACACCGGGCGCACGGACGTCCCCCTCAACGCCGAGGGCGAGGCCCGGGCGCGCGACCTGGCCGGCCTGCTGCCCCTCGACGACGTCGTCGCGGTGTGGTCGAGCCCCCTCGTCCGGGCCCGGCGCACCGCCGAGCTGGCCGGGTTGGCCGTCGACGAGGTCCTCGACGACCTCGTCGAGTGGGACTACGGCTGGGCCGAGGGCCGGACCACCGCCGAGATCCGGGAGGAGCGGCCCGGCTGGACGGTGTGGGACGCACCCGACCCGGAGCGGGAGACGGCCGACGAGGTCGGGGCGCGGGTCGACCGGGTCATCGCCCGGGCCCGCACCCTCGACGGCACCGTCGTCCTCGTCGCCCACGCCCACCTGCTGCGGATCCTGGGCGCCCGCTGGCTCGGGCTCCCCGCCCTCGTCGGCCGTCACCTGACCCTCGACCCCGGCGGCTGGGCCCTCCTCGGCTGGGAGCGGGAGACGCCGGTCATCGAGCGCTGGAACGTCGCCGCTCCCGGGTGA
- a CDS encoding NADP-dependent oxidoreductase, with product MTATSRRLVLASRPTGMVDGDVVRVEEVPVPEPEPGQAVVRVRYVSIDPTIRGWMDDRPGYLPPIELGAVVRSGGIGEVVASASDRYPVGASVFGMLGWQDHAIVDEGEAGAQILPDGVEATSALSVFGVTGMTAYFGLLDVGRPAEGDTVVVSGAAGATGSIVGQIAKIKGAGRVVGIAGGPEKCAWIVDELGFDAAIDYKADDVAARLAELCPDGVDVFFDNVGGSILEAVLDNLALRARVVLCGAISIYNDRDGAPGIPNTFELINTRSRMEGFLVLDYVDRFLEGQLEMFGWVAEGRIQHREHVVDGLENAVDALNLLFTGGNSGKVIVAV from the coding sequence ATGACCGCCACCTCCCGCCGCCTCGTCCTCGCCTCCCGCCCGACCGGCATGGTCGACGGCGACGTCGTCCGGGTCGAGGAGGTGCCGGTCCCCGAGCCCGAGCCGGGCCAGGCGGTGGTGCGGGTCCGCTACGTGTCGATCGACCCGACGATCAGGGGGTGGATGGACGACCGCCCCGGCTACCTGCCGCCGATCGAGCTCGGCGCCGTGGTGCGCAGCGGCGGGATCGGCGAGGTCGTCGCCAGCGCCAGCGACCGGTACCCGGTGGGTGCATCGGTGTTCGGGATGCTCGGCTGGCAGGACCACGCCATCGTCGACGAGGGCGAGGCGGGGGCCCAGATCCTCCCCGACGGCGTCGAGGCCACCTCGGCCCTCAGCGTCTTCGGCGTCACCGGCATGACCGCCTACTTCGGGCTGCTCGACGTGGGCCGACCCGCCGAGGGCGACACCGTCGTCGTCTCCGGCGCCGCCGGCGCCACCGGCTCGATCGTGGGCCAGATCGCCAAGATCAAGGGCGCCGGCCGGGTCGTCGGCATCGCCGGCGGGCCCGAGAAGTGCGCCTGGATCGTCGACGAGCTCGGCTTCGACGCCGCCATCGACTACAAGGCCGACGACGTCGCCGCCCGGCTGGCCGAGCTGTGCCCCGACGGCGTCGACGTCTTCTTCGACAACGTCGGCGGCTCCATCCTCGAGGCCGTCCTCGACAACCTGGCCCTGCGCGCCCGCGTCGTCCTGTGCGGTGCCATCTCGATCTACAACGACCGCGACGGCGCCCCCGGCATCCCCAACACCTTCGAGCTGATCAACACCCGGTCGCGGATGGAGGGCTTCTTGGTCCTCGACTACGTCGACCGGTTCCTCGAGGGTCAGCTGGAGATGTTCGGCTGGGTGGCCGAGGGCCGCATCCAGCACCGCGAGCACGTGGTCGACGGCCTGGAGAACGCCGTCGACGCCCTCAACCTGCTCTTCACGGGGGGCAACTCCGGCAAGGTGATCGTCGCCGTGTGA